Genomic window (Psychrobacter immobilis):
TCAGAAAAAACTAGTCTACGTTGCTCCGCAGATCACGGGTCAGGTCATTGATAAGCAAACCAATCAGCCTATTGAAGGTGTCAAAACTGTGATCAATCGTCAAGCTCTTGACTACACTGATAAACAAGGTCGATTTACTGTTCCATTTACTACAGTTGAATATACTTTCAACGAACCAAGTTATCAGGAGAGTAGGTCTAGGCGAGGTGCGAGTCTTGCAATATTTAAAGAAGGCTATGAATATAAGTCATATACGAATGGAGGATTAGCTTTCACGACTAGCGCCGATGGTCAAAAAAGATATGTCAATATGGGAAAAATTTACCTGATGCCAGTACCAGCTGGTAAAGAAGCTGAGTATAAAACTGAATACTTGACTGTAGGTTATTGTAAGCCTACTCAATCTCAAAGAGAAGTCGACTGCATACCTGTAACAGAAGGTAAAACGTATGAGCAGGTGAGTCCAAATCAGCCTGTTCAATAGCATTTTCTAACGAGGTTTTAATGTATCAAAGGAAAATCACGCCTTTAATTC
Coding sequences:
- a CDS encoding peptidase associated/transthyretin-like domain-containing protein, with protein sequence QKKLVYVAPQITGQVIDKQTNQPIEGVKTVINRQALDYTDKQGRFTVPFTTVEYTFNEPSYQESRSRRGASLAIFKEGYEYKSYTNGGLAFTTSADGQKRYVNMGKIYLMPVPAGKEAEYKTEYLTVGYCKPTQSQREVDCIPVTEGKTYEQVSPNQPVQ